In a genomic window of Muntiacus reevesi chromosome 1, mMunRee1.1, whole genome shotgun sequence:
- the MED21 gene encoding mediator of RNA polymerase II transcription subunit 21 isoform X2 — translation MADRLTQLQDAVNSLADQFCNAIGVLQQCGPPASFSNIQTAINKDQPANPTEVLSFSRICPAFCSADCTNSKRH, via the exons ATGGCGGATCGGCTCACGCAGCTGCAGGACGCCGTGAACTCG CTCGCAGATCAGTTTTGTAATGCCATTGGGGTGCTGCAGCAGTGTGGCCCGCCTGCCTCCTTTAGTAACATCCAGACGGCCATTAACAAAGATCAGCCGGCTAATCCTACAGAAG TGCTGTCTTTCTCTAGAATATGCCCAGCTTTTTGCAGCGCTGATTGCACGAACAGCAAAAGACATTGA
- the MED21 gene encoding mediator of RNA polymerase II transcription subunit 21 isoform X1: MADRLTQLQDAVNSLADQFCNAIGVLQQCGPPASFSNIQTAINKDQPANPTEEYAQLFAALIARTAKDIDVLIDSLPSEESTAALQAASLYKLEEENHEAATSLEDVVYRGDMLLEKIQSALADIAQSQLKTRSGTQSQSLPDS; encoded by the exons ATGGCGGATCGGCTCACGCAGCTGCAGGACGCCGTGAACTCG CTCGCAGATCAGTTTTGTAATGCCATTGGGGTGCTGCAGCAGTGTGGCCCGCCTGCCTCCTTTAGTAACATCCAGACGGCCATTAACAAAGATCAGCCGGCTAATCCTACAGAAG AATATGCCCAGCTTTTTGCAGCGCTGATTGCACGAACAGCAAAAGACATTGATGTTCTGATAGATTCCTTACCCAGTGAAGAATCTACAGCTGCTTTACAG GCTGCTAGCCTATATAAGCTGGAAGAGGAAAACCACGAGGCTGCTACCAGTCTGGAGGATGTTGTCTACCGAGGGGACATGCTTCTGGAAAAGATACAGAGCGCACTTGCTGACATTGCGCAGTCCCAGCTGAAGACAAGAAGCGGTACCCAGAGCCAGTCTCTTCCAGACTCCTAG